A region of Armatimonadota bacterium DNA encodes the following proteins:
- a CDS encoding NADH-quinone oxidoreductase subunit A: MPLDWAYVAAFALLGSLLAALPFAVVWLLAPRSSYPQKRLTYESGVIPFGSAWAQFHVRYYLYGLVFLLFDIEVIFIYPWTVVLRQLGPLAFVEMLLFLVVLAVGLAYAWRKGALEWA; this comes from the coding sequence GTGCCGTTAGACTGGGCATATGTGGCGGCCTTCGCGCTTCTGGGTAGCCTCCTGGCGGCACTGCCGTTTGCCGTGGTGTGGTTGCTGGCCCCCCGCAGTTCGTACCCCCAGAAGCGATTAACCTATGAATCGGGTGTAATCCCCTTCGGCAGCGCGTGGGCCCAGTTCCACGTGCGCTACTACCTGTACGGCCTGGTGTTTCTCCTCTTCGACATCGAGGTGATTTTCATCTACCCCTGGACCGTGGTTCTCCGGCAGCTGGGGCCCCTGGCCTTCGTGGAGATGCTGCTCTTCCTCGTCGTCCTCGCGGTGGGGCTCGCGTATGCGTGGCGGAAGGGAGCCCTGGAGTGGGCGTGA